Genomic segment of Acidimicrobiales bacterium:
GGTGGAACGCGCTCACGAGCACGTTGCCCTGGCGACACAGGACGGGATGGTCGGCGACCGTGGCCAGCACCTCGACGCCTTCACCGACCCGCTCGACCACCGGCGCACGGATGAACACTGCCCGGAACGGCCGGTCGTCCAAGCCCGCCACCGTGAGATCGGCCTCGAACGAGTCGACCTGGCGACCGTAGGCGTTGCGGCGGACCTCGGCGTCGATGGCCGCGAAGGACCGCTGGTCGTCGCGGCCGTCGAGCACGTCGGACGCCAGCAGGATCATCCCGGCGCACGTGCCGAAGGCCGGCATGCCGTCGGCGAGGCGCTGGGCGAGCGGGTCGAACAGGGCCGACGACTCCAGCAGCATCGAGATCGTGGTCGACTCGCCGCCCGGCATGACCAGGGCCTGGACGTCGTCGAGCTGAGCTTGTGTGCGAACTGCGACCGGCTCAGCGCCGAGGCGCGCGAGCATGGCGCAATGGCTCGCCGACGCGCCCTGCAGCGCGAGCACGCCAACCTTCACCTGGGGGCCTCGTCGATCGGTCGTTGGTGGCCGCGCGCACGTAGAGGATTGTATGACCACCACCCGAGGGACGAGAATCGACCAACTGGGAGGACCTACGACTTCATGATCCGCGCTCCGAGAACCCGCCGCGGCCTGCTCATCGCGACGGCTGCCAGCCTGCTGGCCGCGTCGGCCTGCGCCGCCGGCGGCGCCAGCGAAGCGGCCGAGCACAACGCCCCGACCTTCAAGAAGGTGACCGCGGACACGCTCCGCTTCACCGAACCGGTGTCGACCGTCAGCGACC
This window contains:
- the pdxT gene encoding pyridoxal 5'-phosphate synthase glutaminase subunit PdxT, which codes for MVVIQSSTCARPPTTDRRGPQVKVGVLALQGASASHCAMLARLGAEPVAVRTQAQLDDVQALVMPGGESTTISMLLESSALFDPLAQRLADGMPAFGTCAGMILLASDVLDGRDDQRSFAAIDAEVRRNAYGRQVDSFEADLTVAGLDDRPFRAVFIRAPVVERVGEGVEVLATVADHPVLCRQGNVLVSAFHPELSDDSRLHALFLEEVM